Proteins encoded in a region of the Oscillatoria salina IIICB1 genome:
- a CDS encoding glycoside hydrolase family 10 protein has protein sequence MVTSQTTFPDIQTHWAKPFIEGLAKRGIVSGFPNGTFRPDRAMSRSEFAAILVKAFPKPTIRQYVQFIDVRPQFWAAEVIKKAYETGFLSGYPGNRFFPYANITRTEVLVSLVAGLKITTNYLNDARSALPKLYQDAEAIPVWAKDRIAIATDADIVVNYPHLNKLRPQDAATRADVAAFIYQTLFHQGKVPPVASEYIVRREKTVNVSHRREFRGVWVTTAWNYDWPSGRLLSVDEQKRELINILDTIAALKFNAIVLQIRPSGDAFYTSGLEPWSEWLTGTQGKPPEPFYDPLEFAIAEAHKRNLEFHAWFNLYRAKLSGERSPNVSPHIAITHPEYVYQYGSDLWMDPGAKVVQDLTYNVIIDVVRRYDIDGVHIDDYFYPYPKEGETFPDNKTYAAYQNSGGTLSLADWRRDNINQIIQRLYNGIHATKSYVKFGISPFGIYRPGQPPQIQGLDQYDTVYADPKKWLEQGWLDYLTPQLYWRIDQYAQSYPVLLNWWLDRNLKQRHIYPGNAIERLGPQELGGRGYTLEEFKQQIELTRKLAPQQALGNIFYSMRVFSQNRLNVVNYFQTEIYQDLALVPVMRWIDDIPPKQPVEVTPTNGKITWKPPTNTAIRAWTIYQLQGDIWKLDKILTPLTTTINVSPGTYAVATVDSLANESRGVVVDVD, from the coding sequence ATGGTAACTTCGCAAACTACTTTTCCCGATATTCAAACTCATTGGGCTAAACCCTTTATTGAAGGTTTAGCCAAAAGAGGTATTGTTAGCGGCTTTCCTAACGGTACTTTTCGCCCAGATCGAGCTATGAGTCGTTCGGAATTTGCTGCTATTTTAGTTAAGGCTTTTCCTAAACCGACAATACGACAATACGTGCAATTTATCGATGTGCGTCCGCAATTTTGGGCAGCCGAAGTAATTAAAAAAGCTTACGAAACAGGCTTTCTTTCTGGTTATCCAGGTAATCGTTTTTTCCCTTACGCTAATATTACCCGCACCGAAGTGTTAGTTTCCTTGGTTGCGGGTTTAAAAATTACCACAAATTATCTTAATGATGCGAGATCGGCGTTACCAAAATTATATCAAGATGCGGAAGCAATTCCGGTTTGGGCGAAAGATCGCATAGCGATCGCCACTGACGCAGATATCGTCGTAAATTATCCTCATCTCAATAAATTACGTCCTCAAGATGCAGCAACTCGCGCTGATGTAGCGGCTTTTATCTATCAAACTTTGTTTCATCAAGGCAAAGTTCCACCTGTAGCATCAGAATACATCGTTCGTCGCGAAAAAACAGTTAATGTCAGTCATCGACGCGAGTTTCGTGGTGTTTGGGTAACGACTGCTTGGAACTACGATTGGCCTAGTGGTAGATTATTATCAGTTGACGAACAAAAAAGAGAATTAATTAATATTTTAGACACGATCGCGGCTTTGAAATTTAATGCGATCGTCTTACAAATACGTCCTTCGGGGGATGCTTTTTATACCTCTGGTTTAGAACCTTGGAGTGAATGGCTGACAGGTACCCAAGGTAAACCACCAGAACCATTTTACGACCCCTTAGAGTTCGCGATCGCCGAAGCACACAAACGCAATCTTGAATTTCATGCTTGGTTCAATCTTTACCGTGCTAAATTATCAGGAGAACGTTCGCCAAATGTTAGCCCCCACATTGCTATTACTCACCCGGAATATGTCTATCAATACGGATCTGATTTGTGGATGGACCCAGGTGCAAAAGTAGTTCAAGATTTAACTTATAATGTGATTATTGATGTAGTTCGTCGCTACGATATTGATGGCGTTCACATCGACGATTATTTCTATCCTTATCCTAAAGAAGGAGAAACTTTTCCTGACAATAAAACCTATGCTGCATATCAAAATTCCGGCGGTACTCTTAGTTTAGCTGACTGGCGCAGAGATAACATTAATCAAATTATTCAGCGTCTCTACAACGGCATTCACGCAACTAAATCTTATGTGAAATTTGGGATTAGTCCTTTTGGGATTTATCGTCCCGGACAACCGCCCCAAATTCAAGGTTTAGATCAATATGATACAGTTTATGCTGACCCGAAAAAATGGCTCGAACAAGGTTGGCTAGATTATCTTACACCGCAATTATATTGGCGTATCGATCAATACGCCCAAAGTTATCCAGTTTTGCTTAATTGGTGGTTAGATCGTAACCTCAAACAGCGTCATATTTACCCCGGTAATGCAATCGAAAGATTAGGACCTCAAGAGTTAGGTGGTAGAGGCTACACTCTCGAAGAATTTAAGCAACAAATCGAACTTACTCGCAAACTTGCACCGCAACAAGCTTTAGGAAATATTTTCTATTCTATGCGCGTATTTAGCCAAAATCGTCTCAATGTAGTTAATTATTTCCAAACAGAAATTTACCAAGATTTAGCATTAGTTCCGGTGATGCGCTGGATTGATGATATACCACCCAAACAACCCGTAGAAGTAACCCCTACTAACGGAAAAATTACTTGGAAACCGCCAACAAACACGGCAATTCGTGCTTGGACAATTTATCAATTACAAGGCGATATTTGGAAGCTGGATAAAATTCTTACTCCGTTAACTACAACGATTAATGTTTCACCAGGAACTTATGCAGTTGCTACTGTAGATAGTTTAGCTAATGAAAGTCGAGGTGTGGTTGTTGATGTTGATTAG
- a CDS encoding PIN domain-containing protein, which produces MNIVTAILKQNEKINQKLTEVDLARNELFISCITYYEIKRGLIAVNATRQLANFEKLCTTLTILFLDDLRIVEKAAEIYANLKTKGSIIQDADIFIAATAITRDLTLVSHDTDLARVKEVKLANWLQNE; this is translated from the coding sequence ATGAATATAGTAACAGCTATTTTAAAACAAAATGAAAAAATCAACCAAAAATTAACTGAAGTAGATTTAGCTAGAAACGAATTATTTATCAGTTGTATCACTTACTATGAAATAAAAAGGGGGCTGATAGCTGTCAATGCTACTAGACAACTAGCCAATTTTGAGAAACTTTGTACAACGCTGACAATTTTGTTTTTAGACGACTTAAGAATTGTTGAGAAAGCAGCCGAAATTTATGCTAATTTGAAAACAAAAGGAAGCATAATTCAAGATGCTGATATTTTCATTGCAGCGACAGCAATAACACGCGATTTGACTTTAGTTTCTCACGACACAGATTTAGCGAGAGTGAAGGAAGTTAAATTAGCAAATTGGTTGCAAAATGAGTGA
- a CDS encoding type II secretion system F family protein, whose translation MNCKQKAQFFSQLANLLKSGLSVQQSLTLAGNKASPAFKSYLQSASINVAKGQDLASALAKNNRFLDSWTISLIRLSEWGSSLAEICESIAEATEKQIQREKLYRSIRLYAIAALWSLLTAIAAILNATPSGLVKPEFWLRSISLGLVLLGVSFLASRFQTANSQQLTIELPLVGKIVEARSLIFLGQLHLPLHCGVPILTAIELVRTKIPDPIARKNLSIAAKKILSGQSFTQSLTGKIPPPAIQIIRTGEETGNLDLAMERLAAYYEDELQQRLQLFLNSLRPLTVLTFGTLVAVIAVKSLTFMLDSLPS comes from the coding sequence ATGAACTGTAAACAAAAAGCACAATTTTTCTCTCAATTAGCTAATTTACTCAAGTCGGGGCTAAGCGTACAGCAAAGTTTAACTTTAGCAGGAAATAAAGCTTCTCCAGCTTTTAAAAGTTACTTACAAAGTGCTAGCATAAATGTAGCAAAAGGTCAAGATTTAGCTTCAGCATTAGCGAAAAATAATCGTTTTCTCGATAGTTGGACTATTAGTTTAATTAGATTATCTGAATGGGGTAGTTCTCTAGCAGAAATTTGCGAATCGATCGCCGAAGCTACTGAAAAACAGATCCAAAGAGAAAAGCTTTATCGTTCAATTAGATTATACGCGATCGCGGCATTGTGGAGTCTGCTAACCGCGATCGCTGCGATCTTAAATGCAACTCCTTCAGGTTTAGTCAAACCAGAATTTTGGTTACGCAGTATTAGTCTGGGTTTGGTGTTGTTAGGAGTAAGTTTTCTTGCGTCTCGCTTCCAAACAGCAAATTCTCAGCAACTCACGATCGAATTACCGCTCGTTGGTAAAATAGTTGAAGCGCGATCGCTAATTTTTCTCGGACAATTACACCTCCCCTTACACTGCGGTGTACCAATTTTAACCGCAATCGAATTAGTTCGCACTAAAATACCCGATCCGATCGCCAGAAAAAATCTCTCTATAGCTGCTAAAAAAATCCTCTCTGGACAATCTTTCACTCAAAGTTTGACAGGTAAAATACCGCCCCCTGCAATCCAAATTATTCGCACTGGTGAAGAAACAGGTAATCTCGATCTAGCAATGGAAAGATTAGCCGCATACTATGAAGATGAATTACAGCAACGCTTACAATTATTTTTAAATAGTTTGCGTCCTTTAACTGTGCTTACTTTTGGTACTTTAGTTGCAGTTATTGCAGTCAAAAGCCTGACATTTATGCTCGATTCTCTCCCCAGTTAA
- a CDS encoding AEC family transporter: MTVVFEALIPVGLIIIIGLIAGKTLSLEKQSLSQLVIYILSPALIAGSLYRTNLSSESTTNLVIGYTITTLVLFLLTWGLSKILRLPPIVQKSLIATTLFPNTGNLGLPVNDFAFGTPGLERAIIYLIIASVFTFASGPALLAGGGIISRLRLTLKIPLFWAILVGLLLRLLPIALPENIDRAVEMLGRASIPLGLLILGLQLAQTSFKVGIYEAFAAAMRLLISPAIAYAVGLMLGLADLDLQVLVLQSAMPTAVNTVVLVTEFGGDAPRVAKTVVVSTVLSFLTLPLVLWAIA; the protein is encoded by the coding sequence ATGACAGTTGTTTTTGAAGCCCTTATTCCAGTTGGATTAATCATCATCATTGGTTTAATCGCAGGTAAAACCCTCTCCTTAGAAAAACAAAGTCTTTCGCAACTGGTAATTTATATTCTGTCACCAGCTTTAATTGCAGGCAGTCTCTACCGAACAAATTTATCAAGCGAAAGCACGACTAATTTAGTCATTGGCTATACAATTACTACTTTAGTGTTGTTTCTATTGACGTGGGGACTAAGCAAGATTTTGCGCTTACCGCCAATAGTACAAAAAAGTTTAATTGCGACGACATTATTTCCGAATACAGGTAATCTTGGTTTACCTGTGAATGACTTTGCTTTCGGCACGCCGGGACTAGAAAGAGCGATAATTTACTTAATTATAGCTTCAGTTTTTACATTTGCCTCAGGTCCAGCATTATTGGCAGGTGGTGGAATTATTTCTCGGTTACGCTTAACTTTGAAAATCCCTTTATTTTGGGCGATCCTTGTAGGTTTATTACTGCGTTTATTGCCAATTGCGTTACCAGAAAATATCGATCGCGCGGTGGAAATGTTAGGTAGGGCTTCGATTCCCCTCGGATTGCTAATTTTGGGATTACAACTAGCACAAACTAGCTTTAAAGTAGGGATATATGAAGCTTTTGCCGCAGCGATGCGCTTGCTAATTTCGCCCGCGATCGCCTATGCTGTGGGTTTAATGTTAGGATTAGCTGACTTAGATTTACAAGTGTTAGTCCTTCAAAGTGCCATGCCCACGGCAGTAAATACAGTAGTTTTGGTGACAGAATTTGGTGGCGATGCTCCCCGAGTAGCAAAAACTGTGGTAGTTTCGACAGTATTGAGTTTCCTCACTCTACCTTTGGTATTGTGGGCGATCGCTTAA
- a CDS encoding gamma-glutamyltransferase family protein yields the protein MNLTDYPYASQRRVILGKRGAVATSQPLASLAGMEMFWRGGNAVDAAVATAIALTVVEPTSNGIGADAFALVWDGNLHGLNASGKSPAAMTLDKYSNLCSVPRTGWLTVTIPGAVSAWRSLWQRWGKLPFEELFAPAIRYAEEGFPVSPVTAMAWKQAEKVYLPLTGREFQQFKEVFFPGDRAPQAGEIWGSIIHAETLRAIAFSGGESFYSGEIAEKIANFAANTNGLIAKSDLANHQADWVNPISTQYRHLRVWEIPPNTQGIATLMALNILENFNINKHSRESVESYHQQIEAMKLAFADVNNYVADPKFMNVTCEELLAKSYANKRQKLIQEQAISVAEPGIFKGGTVYLCAADENLMVSLIQSNYDGFGSGILIPGTGIALQNRASGFTLEPEHPNQLAPEKRPFHTIIPGFITQENEPLATFGVMGGQMQPQGHLQVVVNLADYNLNPQGALDAPRWRFIADKQVLLEANVPEFIAHGLRDKGHNVTLTKTREMFGRGQIIWRQKDVLIAASEPRADGLAIAW from the coding sequence ATGAATTTAACTGACTATCCTTATGCTTCTCAACGAAGAGTAATTCTCGGTAAACGTGGGGCGGTGGCTACTTCTCAACCTCTGGCTAGTTTAGCAGGTATGGAGATGTTTTGGCGGGGGGGAAATGCGGTTGATGCGGCTGTGGCTACGGCGATCGCGTTAACTGTGGTTGAGCCTACTTCTAATGGTATCGGTGCGGATGCTTTTGCTTTGGTTTGGGATGGAAATCTTCACGGTTTGAATGCTTCGGGAAAAAGTCCCGCCGCAATGACTCTTGACAAATACAGTAATTTATGCAGCGTGCCGCGTACTGGTTGGCTTACGGTAACAATACCAGGTGCGGTGTCGGCTTGGCGCAGTTTGTGGCAACGTTGGGGAAAGTTACCTTTTGAGGAGTTGTTTGCGCCTGCGATTCGTTATGCTGAGGAAGGGTTTCCAGTTTCGCCTGTGACAGCTATGGCTTGGAAGCAAGCAGAAAAGGTATACTTGCCTTTAACTGGGCGAGAATTTCAGCAGTTTAAAGAGGTATTTTTTCCCGGCGATCGCGCCCCGCAAGCTGGAGAAATTTGGGGTAGTATAATTCATGCTGAGACACTGCGGGCGATCGCGTTTTCGGGTGGTGAATCTTTTTACAGTGGGGAAATTGCGGAAAAAATTGCTAACTTTGCGGCTAATACTAATGGTTTGATCGCCAAATCTGACTTAGCAAATCATCAAGCAGATTGGGTAAATCCTATCTCAACTCAATATCGTCATTTACGAGTTTGGGAGATTCCTCCAAATACTCAAGGAATTGCCACTTTGATGGCACTTAATATCTTAGAAAACTTTAACATCAATAAACATTCTCGCGAATCGGTAGAGAGTTATCATCAGCAAATTGAAGCCATGAAACTGGCTTTTGCTGATGTGAATAACTATGTTGCCGATCCTAAGTTTATGAATGTCACTTGCGAGGAATTATTAGCTAAAAGTTATGCAAATAAACGCCAAAAATTAATCCAAGAACAAGCCATTTCTGTTGCCGAACCTGGTATTTTTAAAGGAGGAACAGTTTATCTTTGTGCTGCTGATGAAAACTTGATGGTTTCTTTAATTCAATCAAATTACGATGGTTTTGGTAGTGGAATTCTCATTCCAGGGACAGGAATTGCTTTGCAAAATCGCGCTTCTGGCTTTACATTAGAACCAGAACATCCCAATCAACTTGCACCAGAAAAACGTCCTTTTCACACAATTATTCCCGGATTTATCACCCAAGAAAATGAACCTCTTGCTACTTTTGGTGTAATGGGAGGACAAATGCAACCTCAAGGACATTTACAGGTAGTTGTTAATCTCGCCGATTACAATTTAAATCCCCAAGGAGCTTTAGATGCTCCCCGATGGCGATTTATAGCTGACAAACAAGTTCTTTTAGAAGCAAATGTACCGGAATTTATCGCCCACGGATTAAGAGATAAAGGTCATAATGTGACCCTAACTAAGACTAGAGAAATGTTTGGTCGAGGTCAAATAATTTGGCGGCAAAAAGATGTTTTGATTGCGGCTTCGGAACCTCGCGCTGATGGATTAGCTATTGCTTGGTAA
- a CDS encoding DUF4114 domain-containing protein, which produces MAIITLPNQLNVLPGESFTVPITIDDATDIEAIDLVLTYDTDLLDITNEDVQLGDLLDNFTFVPNVDDSSGQIILSAFNVSSLTSGAGELFKLNFQVPDDAATGSTTLDLVEELDTQQSRINEGVIPATLVDGSVTIDSGEISPGNDDSVTSPDTEETPLTETTEVAKIEQEFIDLRDITGLQSVDFVVNREAAFDNFVGFYRIDSLEGNIGEINPNDANITPEAYLAAALDNVVAGVDLSVGNQQTTTVEAELEGGDLLAPFIIANGRLDELLDNDASNDPQVYFPFVGINQDGFDHIRLEGENTFGFEDLPNGGDRDYNDLAIQVNFT; this is translated from the coding sequence ATGGCAATAATTACTCTTCCGAATCAATTAAATGTTCTCCCTGGAGAAAGCTTTACGGTTCCAATTACAATTGATGATGCAACGGATATCGAAGCTATCGATCTCGTCCTTACTTATGACACTGATTTACTCGACATTACTAACGAAGATGTCCAACTAGGCGATTTATTGGATAACTTTACTTTTGTTCCTAATGTTGACGATTCATCGGGTCAAATTATTCTTAGTGCTTTTAATGTTTCTAGTCTCACAAGTGGTGCGGGTGAACTTTTTAAGCTGAATTTCCAAGTTCCCGATGATGCGGCTACTGGTAGTACGACTTTGGATTTGGTTGAAGAGTTGGATACTCAGCAAAGTAGAATTAATGAAGGTGTGATTCCGGCTACTTTAGTTGATGGTAGTGTGACAATCGATAGCGGCGAAATTTCTCCGGGAAATGACGATTCGGTAACTTCCCCAGACACAGAAGAAACTCCGTTAACTGAAACAACTGAAGTAGCAAAAATTGAGCAGGAATTTATCGATTTACGGGATATAACTGGTTTACAAAGTGTCGATTTTGTGGTAAACAGAGAAGCGGCTTTTGATAATTTTGTCGGCTTTTACCGCATTGATAGTTTGGAAGGAAATATTGGAGAGATTAATCCTAATGATGCTAATATTACCCCAGAAGCTTACTTGGCGGCGGCGTTAGATAATGTTGTAGCGGGTGTCGATTTGAGTGTGGGTAATCAACAAACGACAACTGTGGAAGCGGAGTTGGAGGGTGGAGATTTACTTGCACCTTTTATTATTGCGAATGGTAGGTTAGATGAGTTGCTGGATAATGATGCTAGTAACGATCCTCAAGTGTATTTTCCTTTTGTTGGTATAAACCAAGATGGCTTCGACCACATCCGTCTGGAGGGGGAGAATACGTTTGGTTTTGAAGATTTGCCGAATGGTGGCGATCGCGACTACAATGATTTAGCTATCCAAGTTAATTTTACTTAA
- a CDS encoding Npun_R2479 family HD domain-containing metalloprotein produces MYSSTQIVIDNCTKSLQAGYLNTYDNLKPEYADLIGEVAEITLGKIAQSDAPYHDVEHTVLVALAGQEILRGKQRREASVSCEDWFHCIAALLCHDIGYVRGVCRQDEPKKRLYVTGRDEEKIFLPLSATDASLTACHVDRGKLFVEENLAGHRLINIPKLKHNIELTRFPVPTSEEHQDTVNYAGLARAADLIGQLADPRYLDKMPALFQEFVETGADKCLGYKNPSDLRAGYPNFFWNVVYRYIKDGLEHLQETREGRQILADLYGNVLIVEREQVLRDRDLPLGAFHPQLKKLLQQKKPRQVSSNNSENIQFTEFEQEALSLLQKCFA; encoded by the coding sequence ATGTACAGTTCCACACAGATAGTAATCGATAACTGCACGAAAAGCCTACAAGCGGGCTACCTCAATACCTACGATAACTTGAAGCCTGAATATGCGGATTTGATTGGGGAAGTCGCTGAGATAACTTTGGGGAAAATTGCTCAGAGTGATGCACCTTATCATGATGTTGAACATACAGTTTTGGTGGCGCTAGCGGGACAAGAAATTTTGCGGGGAAAGCAACGACGCGAGGCAAGTGTTTCCTGTGAAGATTGGTTCCACTGTATTGCGGCTTTGCTTTGTCATGATATTGGTTATGTTAGAGGAGTTTGTCGCCAAGATGAACCGAAAAAAAGATTGTATGTTACAGGTAGAGATGAAGAAAAAATTTTTCTACCTCTGAGTGCGACTGATGCGAGTTTAACTGCTTGTCACGTCGATAGAGGCAAGTTATTCGTAGAAGAAAATTTGGCAGGTCATCGACTGATTAATATTCCTAAACTGAAACATAATATTGAGTTAACTCGCTTTCCTGTACCTACTAGCGAGGAGCATCAAGATACAGTAAATTATGCTGGTTTGGCTCGTGCGGCGGATTTAATTGGTCAATTGGCAGATCCTCGCTATTTGGACAAAATGCCTGCTTTATTTCAAGAGTTTGTGGAAACTGGTGCTGATAAATGTTTAGGTTATAAAAATCCCAGCGATTTGCGGGCTGGATATCCAAATTTTTTCTGGAATGTGGTTTATCGTTATATTAAAGATGGGTTGGAACATTTGCAGGAGACTCGCGAAGGTAGACAAATTTTAGCTGATTTGTATGGCAATGTTCTGATCGTGGAAAGGGAACAGGTTTTACGCGATCGCGATTTACCTTTAGGTGCTTTTCATCCTCAACTAAAAAAGCTTTTACAACAAAAAAAACCTCGACAAGTTAGTAGTAATAATAGTGAAAATATCCAGTTTACTGAGTTTGAACAAGAGGCTTTGTCTCTGTTACAAAAATGTTTTGCTTAA